CCAGTCAGTATTTTGAAGAATGGatatatcataattatttaaaccaatcttttatttctagaaagttATGTGCTTTCTAATACTCTGCTAATATCAAAGCACTCAGATGAACATTCTCATAACTAAATTTTCAACCATTAGGAGATCTTGCCCTGAGAGAGTAGAGGATGGAGCCAGCCCATCTACTCAGACAAAGGCCCTATTGTTTCCTAGGTGCCCAAAGCACAGCTCAGCCTGTCAGCCTTTCATCCGGATCTGCAATTAATACTCCCGGGCAAAATCCTCCCTGGCAGTTTGGCTTGCTCCTCTGGATTCCCAGAGAGAGGCCAAGTAATTCCTCAAAATTTTGTTAGCTCATTGTCACtttaaggcatttaaaaaatattttgtcctgtattttcagttgtttttaataaGAGACTTATTGCAAATATCAGTGTCTCATTATGAAAGTGAAACTAGGGTGTCTTTTTAAAACAGGCATCTGTCACTTCTTACTTGAGACCCTCCATGGTTTCCCTAGACCCCTTAGATAAGCCCAAATCTCCTACGAGCAGTGACAAGGTCTCACATGCTCTGTTCCCCACCCAAATCTCAGACTGCATTTGGCTCCTCCCTCAGCAAGTTTGGCCACTCTGTGGCTCTGTCTGTCCCCACCTCAGGGCTTCTGGAGTTGCTAGTCTCTCTGCCTAGATGGCATTGCCCCAGATGTTCACCTGCCTACCTTCTGCTCATTATTCAGGTCTCAGTTCCAATATCGCCTTCTCTAAGAGGCCTTCTCTGACTGCTGTGTACAAAGCAGCCTCCACCCTACTCACTCCTTATCActctacttgttttatttttttttttctaccttcatCTATCACACTCTGCCATTTGTCGAAATCCTGCGTGTTCCCTCGTGCTACggcttgaatgtgtcccccaaagttcatgtgctggaaacttaCTCCCCAacgcaacagtgttgggaggtggggcctaatagatgattaggtcatgagggttctgccaTCATAAGTGCATTAATGTCATTATTGTAGGAGTGTGTTAGTTGTTGTAAGAATgggtttattatataataaaggtGGGCATGGCCCCCTCCTgctctcttactctctcttgcccttctgccttctgccctgAGCAAGCAAGAAAGCCCTGGCCAGACACAGGCCCCTTGGCCTTAGACTTCCTAGCACCTAGAACTATAAGAGATAGTTCTCTGTTCTTTATGAATTAGTCAGTCTCAAGTagtctgttatagcagcacagaatggactaagacacatcTTCTCACACTAGAACGTCAGTTCCACGAGAAAGGACCCTCACCCTACTCTACCGTGTTCAGCATGCCAGGTGTCGCCAGCACCTTTAAAAAAGTGGTCTTTTAAAAACTGCACGACCCTCTTTTCAGACATTTTCAAACTGTGCAGTGTGGGAGAAAGACGTATGGGAGGAGGAGGTGATGAGTGGAGGAGAGGGACTGAGTCAAATGTAAATGTTTATGTATGATCTGGTGACAGAGCCTGACAGACCAGGTGTCATAAGACTCCAGTTATTCTCCAGTTGCTGTGACCAGTGGCAAGTCATACCACTCTGCCTttcataacatttcaaaatacgTGTCATTCGGCTTTTCAAACCAGTTTACCAGCTTCATCAGTTCTTCCTCCTGCCGACCCGCATCACACATGACTCACCAAACAGCAGTGAATTCCAAGAGGGCAGTTCCAGGAGGGCAGCAGTGAATTCTAAGAGAACAGCGAGGTTATGAAACCCAGGGGAAAGCTGTAATGACTCCCATAAActtaaaagtgaatttaaaatacaatagACACTAATAGTCATTGACGTATAAGCAGCAAGAATTGAGTAATAGCCTAAGATGACTTGGCAGTATCAAAATCTAGGTGCTAAAAACATGGTTCTCAACCCTTTTATGTTAACAGTACAATTTCGAGTACCAGAATTTTGAGAAAACGGTTGAATAGATTAAGACTCAAGAAATCACTGAATATGTTAGTGATAAATGCAACACAACCACTGCCCACCTACAATAATGCCTCGTCTTGCCCACAAAGATCTCACAGTCATGATTCACTGTAACTACCCATTCTCAGGCACTCAGACCCTGCTAGAAGAGAACAGTTTATGCCCCAGCAGTGCTCAAGGACATAATCCAAAAGTTAAGCCATCTCTATCCTGTACAGTTTTCTTTAGTGAGGGTTTGACTTGTGTTAAACCACCTTTCTTGGAGCAAATCGTATTTAATTTGCACCATGTTCCACAAACAACTCAGGTCCAGTTCTATTCAACAGACAGAATATTTCACTGCAGTAAAATAAATGGTATGCATTGATCAAAACCAGGTAGACTATGCCTGGCAGAGTGGAGTGCCATGGCTTACCAGTTTGGAAGCAAGGCTGAATTCTTTACTTCGTGTTTCAAACCGTCTTATTCCACTATCATCAAGCACACTGCTTTTGGGGTAAGTAAGAAATCTGATTAAAGTTCAATGTTTGTATAAAGGCaagaaatatggttttaaaaagtaaagcagaTCGTAGTAACATCATAAAGGGCATTAATTGATGTTAAAATGTGTTAAATAGGCACCAAGAAgccattaatttattaatgaacttgttcattcaacagatatgtATCGAGTATCTTCTGTGTGCTAGCATCTTCTCTCTGAATTGTGTGCTAGAGAGAGAAAGCACTGTGTGAAGTCCCTTCTCTACAGAGCTTCCTTTCCAGTGGGGGAGATaccaaaaaaaatgttaaaaatcaaaacaagtaaatatatagtCAGTCAGAGCTGGTGATAAAGGGTGAAGGCCATGGGGGAAAATAAAGCAGCTTAGGGGAATTGAGAGTCTAGGGGAAGAGTGGCAGCTATTACACATGGTGTGGTCTGCAGTGACTCACTGCTAGGGCGACAGAAGGAAGTGAGAAAGTGTGGGCTGCAGATGCCTAGGGGAAGATTGTTCCAGGCAGAGCCAACAGGtgccaaggccctgaggcagTGTAGCTGAGGGAATGTTGGAGAAGGGCGTTGGGACATTGGGAAACATAGGCAAATCAAACAAGACCTTTGTAAAGACTTTGTCTTCTACTCCGGATGAAATAGGAAGCAGGCAAAAGGTTCTTAATAGAGGAGTGACATTctaatccatttttttaaatgatagctcTGGGACGACAAAGGTGCAaacaggcagagagggagaaagatgatGGTGGTGTTTGAATGAGAGTGGTTATCTGTGAAACAGGTGAGAAGTAATTGAACCCTAGATAAAATCTGAAGGTAAAACTGAAATAACTGGGTAATGGATTAGATGTGAGATGGGAAAGCAAGATAGAAAGCAAAGGTAACTCTGAGGCATTTAGCCTGAGAATTGGAAAACTGACATTCCCATGCATTGAGATAGAGAAGACTTCAAGAGAAGcagatttgaaatataaataaataaataagaagtatGATTTTGTAAAACATTAACATCCCATGCTATCCAAATTAGCAGTCACTAAACACATGTGGGCATTTAAATTTACATTGTaattaaacttaaattaaaaattcaattagttGTGTttaccacatttcaagtgttcaataccCAGCCATATGTGACTAATGGCTATCGTAGTGAACAGTGCAAATATTGTACAGCATTTCCATGTCAAAGAAAGTTCTACTGGGTATGAACCAATGTCTGATGGTGGGACATTAAGCCTTTACTATATTCTGggctctgtgctaagtgctttacttaCATTacctaatttaatattttaaacaactcTTCAAATCAGGCAATATTGTATTCTTTTATGAAGAATGCAACTAGggttcaaagaagttaaatatttaaaaacttgccCTAAGCCGAATTTGGATTCTGGGACTGTCTGCCTCCTCACAGCCCAAGCACTTAAGCCATCACACCATATTTTAGAAAGGTTAAACTAGTTTGAAATGATACATGCATCCATAGAGGAATGTTTGTAGGTTATCAGCAACAAAGCATTAAAGGATAGGGAAAAAATGAGATTTGAAAGATCTGTAGTAAAAGTGAAACTGGCCAGAGATCCTGTGTGTTATAGAATTAAACATGAGGCATTCCAGCATACCATCaagctaagagaaaataaaaattattagagaaGGCACTGGTTGTAGGTCTTTCGATAAAGGAACAATCATTAAAAATTGCACAGAAGAAAGAAGAGCTTAACTGACACCAGGAAGCGTAAAGTCGAGATAGCCTTTTTCtacccagtggttctcaactaggtAGGGTACCATGCCTTTAGGAGACATCTGGAAATGTATAGGGTGTTCAGGGTAGATTGGTAGGTGCCATGAACATTTTGTGGCCATGATTTTAGGATGCTAAAAGTCCTATGATGCTTGCCACAGTTTAACACAAAGTTCTCTCACCCAAAATGTCATCAGCTCTCCCATGTAAGAAATGAGAGTCTACTGTCCCTCTGGTGATACTCCAGTCCAGTAACGAAGCAGTGTAGGGATCAGAACACAGTGGCTAACACAGCACAGGTCGTACTGTCAGACAAATCCATGCTCCAATCTGTTCTAACTTTCATTAGCTGTATGGCTTGGGACCACTGCCTAGACCAcgggccttagtttcctcatccatatTGTGCAGAAATACCAGAGTTAATACACATCATCTAGGCTGCTTCTGAGAATCACAAAATACTCCAAGTACTTGGCCCAGTGTTTAGTTGAGGGAGAATGTGGAATAAACATACACAATTATTAGAAGTGGAAAAGAGGAATGAAAGAGGAACTCTAGCCCAGAGACTAAAATGAGCAAGATGGAAATTCAGATAGAAAGGAAGTCTAGAACAgtattgctcagaaaaaaatagatgaaaaaacacaagcacatgcaattttaaaattttccctatccacatttaaaaaggtaacaaaatggcaagattaattttattaataggtaATAATTAGGTAACCAACTATATCCAAAAATGTTATGTCAATATgtaaataatcaatataaaaaatctcTAATGAGgtattttacttttcatatcaAGATTTTGAAATCCCATGTGTACATCTCAATTCAGATTAGCCACACTTGTTCAAGGGGGTCCATAATCACATGTGACTGATGGCTACTTATTGAACAGCACAGGGCTAGAGTACTAGTGAGAGGCAAACTGTTTCACTGACTGCTAGCTTTAGTTAATTCTTAAGAGATTCTCAGTAGCTAACATCTCAGCACATGGAGGGTGGtttcaaaaaatacatttaaggaCTTTAGACTCAGGATCTCTGTAAGAGGCAGTGTTATAGCATAACTGAACATAGTGAGTGGACTTTATAACTTCACAATGAAGCTCTAGTACTTCTGTGTCCTTGAACAAGTTAGCTAGTCAAAAACCTGTTTTCCTATTTGCAGGATGGAGATAATAGTACCAGCCCCTTAATGACTGCTCCGAGGATCATATACACAAACCTTTAGCCCAGGGCTGACAACCTACTTCTCCACATGTGAATTGCAGATATTTGCATTTGGGTCCAAGAAATAGAGCAGAGCTCCACTAGAATTCTAGTTATTCTTTACATACCTTATTGTGTATACTTGTGTAAATACATACCAGAAGTATTTTAGAGTTGAATATCTAATACTTTTGTGAATTTTGTTAATGAGTACACAGTGTTCTTCTAGGCTGGGAGTGTTCCCTTTCACCAAGTGCAATGATGTGTCCATTGTGTTCAGATTTACCTCAATCTCTAGAACAGTTCCTGGGACATGGTTAGGTTTACTAAATGAGTTTTTAGCCGCAGAGACTTCCTGAGTAATAGTTAAATACACACCATTAAAATCATGATTTAGTCAATGATGCTAATTTAAcctttgtttaatatttaactGATAAAGTGTATGTAGCTACCTTTTAATGAGAACAGACTCTGCCAAAAATTTTTCTTGAGTTGATACTAAGTTCAAATGGTGTAGGGTAAGCTTAAATGATTGGTACTGTATTTGCCACAAAAGTAGCTCTACATATAAATGGCTGGAATATAATCTCAATATAGCACCCTCAAACTACCTCAGAATTTActcaatttataattattaaaactcATTATTAATTTCCTATAAATTTAAAGAATGCATACAACATGTATTAgcacaaacacatttatttattaaccaAAGGGATTCACCTAATTAAACCAACACTTTAGAATAGTTGcatgtaaaatatttgtgataaagATAATTGAAtacagtaatgaaaaaaaaaaaaagcagtgtgGAGATTTGCTCATTGAACTGAGCTTGTTTCGTTCTCATAACTAATTCCTGCCCAGAGTGATGATggaatttttattctactttttcatAGACCCGAGTACAGGTGACATCGTTCATGATACATTCCTAGGAGAAAGAATGATATTAAAGAGTGAGGTTAGTCTTACATTCTAATGTAATagcggtaaaaaaaaaaaaacacaaaaaagcattAGGATAAGGATCCCACGAAACCTTATAATCTACTTCATAAATGGAGACATTTGGATTCCTGGGTTTGAGAGAAGCTGGAACCTGTTGTTTTGCTTATAATATGCATATGCTTTACTGAAAACTAAAGTGTCGAGCATATCCAAATTATTCATTTGGTCGTCACAAATACTATTCCTCAgtttaaaaaaggggaaaaatgtttGCTAAGAGGGCAGTTGCATGGCTTGCCGAGACTGCACTATGAAGTGACAGAGCAAAGAAAAAACTATATCTTCCAGCTACATCCTCATGCCACTTCTCTATCCCCACATAATCAGTGTTctagtatttaatttattttgtatttttttctccccaaacttAGTTCTCCTGATAACAATCAGTTATGTGAACTATGAATGAAAGAAGCAGCCCAGTAAGACATAAGCAGTTTGACACTTACCACCACTAATTTCCCATCTTTCAATTTTCTTGTTATTGTGCTTTCCTTCCCATCCCATTCCTGATGTTGAACCAATGCGCCATCTGTAAAGTTGCAGACAGTCTGGAAAATAAAGTTCACTTTTTAATcttccaaaatatattataagaGTGTTTCCATAACTCATAACCTCcttaatcaacattttttttcatcttctcctTTCTGGTTCTACTTTATTAAAACCCATACTGATTTTATTGACAATATAGTTTGTGCTTTTCAATCTAGAAGCTGATAATAAGTCCTCATTCTACAAAGTTGGTACTTTTACTAATTTGTCAAAACTCAATGTATACATTAACTTTTCCATTAAGTTCTGgcctataaacagaaaaatgttattaatacagCCTGTCGTGCTAGAAGCTTCTGGGACTCTATAACATATGATGACAAACCTGAGTTTTTCTGCCATCAGCTGTAGTTTCTTCAAACTTCTCTCCCAAGGTACAAGAAAATTGAGTTGTTTTCAAAGTGCTCTCAGTTTTTACGGTGAGGTTTTTGCCGTCACAAGAAATGATACAATCTGGCTTGGCCATTCCACCCATTTTTCGCAGAGCTAGTCCCACTCCTGTAGAATGTTGAATTGGAAGAAGACCAAAGTTATCATTtagataataaaagtaataattcaaTTGTAATCGCTACATTTGGCATATTTTCACTTGTTTGCCTATTGGTAACTATCATAAACACATATTCAGTGCTCACCATGCACCGGCACTTTACATATGTGAATTTATATAAGCCTTACAACCACCCTGTGAGAGGCGgatattattgtctccattttacagatgagaaagtgaGGCactgaagtaacttgcccaagctcactCAGCTGAGAAGTGATGGAGCTGGAAACCAATAGAGTGGGCTATTCAGGTTCAAATCTCTTAGGTTCTTCTCAGGTTCTCTCAGCTCTTGGCCACCATGTTTCCCTGGCCTTCAGAATGCGAGAGAAATGCAAACTTCTAAAACTTATTTACCCAAAGCAGCTGGTAGAAGGTGGAGACAATGCATTCAAAACTGCAAACTCTGGAGCTTGCTCAGTCTTTCCCTTCTACTGGATTCTGTCATATTAGTCTATGATTCCAGCACATAGTCTGGTATTTAAAAGACCTCTGATAAATAGTTGATTAATAAGCTACACGAAACAGAAATCAATCCTGAAATATTCAAATAGCACAATGTTTTAAGAGTTAGTAGCACCATTGTAATgctaataaatggaaaaacaatcttACTCCTAAAAAGAGAGAACATTTCACAGATGTATAACTCAATTACTATATTGATTTATATAGCTGTGAAATTTCATATTActcaattatatataaatttaagatctgtgcatttccTCTTAgagttaacatttataaaaaacc
This genomic interval from Microcebus murinus isolate Inina chromosome 7, M.murinus_Inina_mat1.0, whole genome shotgun sequence contains the following:
- the FABP5 gene encoding fatty acid-binding protein 5, whose amino-acid sequence is MATVQQLEGRWRLVDSKGFDEYMKELGVGLALRKMGGMAKPDCIISCDGKNLTVKTESTLKTTQFSCTLGEKFEETTADGRKTQTVCNFTDGALVQHQEWDGKESTITRKLKDGKLVVECIMNDVTCTRVYEKVE